The genomic region CCGCAGCCCGTGCCCAGCTTCCACAGGCGGCGCCCGTCCCGGGCGAAGCAGTAGACGGAGGAGTGGTTGTCGCCCGCGAAGACGTAGCGTCCGTCCGGTGAGGCCGCGCAGGAGAACACCGGGCCGTCACAGCGGTAGGTCGAGCGGAGCGTCCCGTCCTTGCCGATGCGGTCGACCGAGTTGCGGGCCGTGGCCGCGAAGAGCTCGTCGTCCTCCTGCCAGCCGAACAGCACCGAGCCGCTGGTCGACACCGACCACTGCTGGTCGCCGGTGAGCGCGTCGTACATCGTCACGCCCCGGGAGTGGCCGTGGTAGACGCCCTGCTCGTCGTAGCGGACCATCCAGGCCGAACGCCCCGCGCTGCGGCGCGACCACTGGAACTCGTCCTCGTGGTCGATCACGGTGATCCCTCCGGAGGCGTCGGAGACACCGAGCACGCCGTCGTGGATGTCGAGCCAGAAGATGTCGACGTCCTCGGAGATCTCGTAGGCCACGTGGGGGATCTTGGCGCCCAGGTCGTAGACCTTGCCGTCGTCGCAGCCGGCGTAGATCCAGAAGTCGTCGGCCACGATACACTTCACACCGTCGGGCAGGCCGTAGCGGGCGGTCACGGCGCCCTCGCGGGAAAGCGTGTACACGTCCCCGGCCTGGTTGCCGACCCAGCAGCGCTCGTCGTCGACGAAGATGCCGAACGCGGGGCTGCCGGAGCGGAAGCGCCACAGCACCGGCGCCTGCCGTGCCGTCGACCTCTGGCTGACGATCGTCCGCCTGGTGACGGGCCGCCGCTGGCGAACACCCGACACCGCGGGCTCGTAGCCCTTGCGGATCTTCTCCGCGGCCTTCTTGGCCCCGGCCGCCTGGGCCTTGGCGGCCGTGGCGTAGCTCGCGGTGCGCGACTGTCCGCTCTCGCCGATGCGCCCGTAGCGGATCGTCACGTCGGTGCCCTCGACCGTGACCTCGTAGAACTTGTGCGCCCCGCCTCCCTG from Nocardiopsis aegyptia harbors:
- a CDS encoding WGR domain-containing protein, with translation MAVRTADSRTYLELSEQGGGAHKFYEVTVEGTDVTIRYGRIGESGQSRTASYATAAKAQAAGAKKAAEKIRKGYEPAVSGVRQRRPVTRRTIVSQRSTARQAPVLWRFRSGSPAFGIFVDDERCWVGNQAGDVYTLSREGAVTARYGLPDGVKCIVADDFWIYAGCDDGKVYDLGAKIPHVAYEISEDVDIFWLDIHDGVLGVSDASGGITVIDHEDEFQWSRRSAGRSAWMVRYDEQGVYHGHSRGVTMYDALTGDQQWSVSTSGSVLFGWQEDDELFAATARNSVDRIGKDGTLRSTYRCDGPVFSCAASPDGRYVFAGDNHSSVYCFARDGRRLWKLGTGCGSAYSMQFHDDRLYIVTTDGSLACVDATESAIAAAEQGTVPEPVSVKAPSWDAVTPAAELETVRAGQDVDGIVVECVDEGGRLRVRVVSDGFDPSWRVQFPKDIRRPGTRYVVEEVRESARGGFYRVRGDIRRLG